The Vibrio sp. 10N DNA window TGTAGAAATGCTGACGCCAGTCAAAACTATCTGTACCTATTGCGGCGTGGGTTGCCGTGTTGAAATGTATGTCGATGCGGCTAACAACAAAATTCGCTATGTTAAAGGTGACCCTACATCACCGGTCAACCAAGGCATGCTGTGCGTCAAAGGTCGATTTGGCTTTGATTTCATTCACAGCGATGAGAGGCTCACCAAGCCTCTGATTCGTAAAGCGGGACAACTAGTACCAGCTTCGTGGGATGAAACCATCAGTTACGTGGCGGACAAACTGACCAAAATCAAGTCGATGTATGGCAGTGACAGTCTAGCGGGGTTCTCGTCAGCCAAGACCACCAACGAAGACAACTACGCATTCCAAAAGCTGTTTAGGCGAGAGCTTGGTACTAATAACATTGACCATTGTGCAAGGCTTTGTCACTCCTCAACGGTGACTGGTCTAGAAGCCGCATTTGGTAGCGGTGCGATGACCAATGACATTCCAAGTATTGCTCACTCTGATGTTATTTTTATCATTGGCTCCGACACCAGTGCCGCGCATCCGATCATCGCCTCGCACATCAAGCAAGCCATTGCTGGTGGTGCTCGCCTTATTGTGGCCGATCCAAAGCGCATTGATATGGCTGATCATGCAGAGCTCTATGTACGCCATCGTCCAGGCACAGATGTGATGCTACTGAATGCCATCATGCATGTGATCGATAAAAATGGTTGGCATGATCCGGAGTTTATCAACAACCGAACAGAAGGCTATGACGCATTTGTTACTGAGATCCGCAAAGCCGACTATCACCCGAAAAATGCCGCACTGATCACCGGTGTCGCTGAATTTGATATTGAGCGCCTTGCTAAGATGATTGGTACCGCTAAAGTGACGTCAGTGTTTTATTCTATGGGGATTACTCAACATACCACAGGTCACGACAATGTTCGCTCGATAGCTAACTTGCAAATGCTCTGCGGCAATCTGGGTGTAGAAGGTGGCGGGATAAACCCGCTTCGCGGTCAATCAAACGTACAAGGCTCTTGTGATATGGGGGCGTTGCCAACCGACTTCCCGGGCTATCAAAAGGTGACTGATCCAGAAGTGCAAGCTAAGTTTGCCAAGGCATGGGACTGTGACAACCTGCCGACCGAACGGGGCAAGACGTTGACAGAGATCATCGATGGCGCTTGTGATGGGGAGATTAAAGCTTTGTATGTTATGGGGGAGAACCCAGTACTGAGCGACCCTGACCAAGCGCACGCGGTACACGGCTTGAAATCCTTGGACTTCCTGGTAGTGCAAGATATTTTCCTTACAGAAACTGCCCAACTAGCCGATGTCGTGTTGCCATCTTACTCCTTTGCCGAAAAAGCAGGGCACTTCACCAATACCGAGCGCCGAGTGCAACGTTTGGTACCGGCTGTACAAGCTCCGGGAGAGGCGCGTGAAGATTGGCATATTATTCAATCTATCGCTAATGCAATGGGCAGCGATTGGCAATATGAGTCAGTGCAGGACATCACCGAAGAGATCGCTGACGTGACGCCACAATACCATGGTATTCGCTGGCAGTCGGTGGGTAAAAATGGATTGCAGTGGCCGTGTAATAACGTCAAACCGTTTGGGACACGCATTATGCACCAAGACCAGTTTATTCGTGGCAAAGGCGCTATAGCAGCGATCCCATTTGAGTATGCGGCTGAACTGCCGGATAAAGAGTTCCCTATGATTCTTACCACAGGTCGCTTACTTGAGCAGTTCCACACTGGAACCATGACGCGCAAAACCAAAGGGCTGGATAACCTTGCTGGACCGCGCATTATGATCAGTGTTGAGGATGCAGAAGCGATAGGTGCAACAAATGGTGAACCAGTTAAGCTGGTATCGCGCCGTGGTGAGATCTCCGCACCAGCGTTCGTCACCAAACGCATGCAGCAAGGTGTGGTGTTCGTGCCGTTCCATTTTGCGGAATCGGCGGCTAACAAGCTCACCAATACTGCGACCGATCCCCATGCCAAAATACCTGAGTTTAAGGTATCGGCAGTACGATTAGAGCGGGTTAGTCAGGCGGCGGTGTAATATCACTCCAAGCTTTAGGTATATCGAAAGGAGGCAAGCCATTAGGCTTGCTTCTTTGTCCTTGGCGCCACGCTTTCAGTTGATTGACGTAAGTGAGAATATGCGCCACGGCCACGAATAGTTGATTAGGTACCATTTGATCGACTTGAGTTGTGTGGTAGATAGCACGGGTTAGCTCTGGACTTTGCACGACCTCGACTTGGTGTTTGGCCGCTAACTCGCGTATGTAGACGGCCACGTCATCTTTTCCTTTGGCGACCACGAAAGGTGCTTCGGCTTGGGATAAGTCATACACTAACGCCACACTGTAATGAGTTGGGTTCGTTAGTACGACGCTGGCTTTTGGGACTCGCTCGTTGGCGCCGCGTTTGGCGTTTTGCGTTTGGATTTGCCGAATACGCGCTTTGACTTCGGGTCGGCCTTCTTGTTCTTTGTGCTCATCTTTGACCTCTTGTTTGGTCATTTTCATTTGCTTAGTGAACTCATAGCGCTGATAAGGGAAGTCAATCAGTCCAAATAGCAGAATCAGCAAAAGAAGATAGCCAAGATATTCGATGGTAATGGTGCTTACAGTACCGATGACATTATCAAACGGTGCGCTGACCAGGCCAGTAATAACTGACATATAGCGGTTAATGACCCAGTAAAGGATGGCAAAGAACAGTGATACTTTGACGCTGTTCTTCACCAGCTCCACTAATGATTGAGTTGAAAATATGCGTTTAATGCCTTTTAGCGGACTGATTCGTTCAAGTTTTGGGGCAAGCAATGATGGGCTATAAACCCACCCTCCTAGCATAGTGGAACTGATGATGGCGCTAATGACTTGGTATATAAGAAGGGGAAAAAACAGCATCACCATTGCAAACAAGGCTTTGCCCACCAATTCGATGAGTAAGTGAAACTGTCCAATGACACTGGCATCAAACTCATAGCAGATTAAAAACAGCTCTATCAGAGTTTGTCCCAACCTATCCATGCTTAATACGTAATAGGCGACGACCACCACTAAGGTCAGTGATGAGACGAAATCTTTTGCGCGAGGGATCTGGCCCTCACGACGAGCTTTTGCCAGTTTATGTTGGCTGGGCAGTTCGCTTTTGTCACCGCTGTCTTGGTTATCCGCCATTCGGGAGTCTTAAGATGTAGTTGAGGTGACGATTGAGTTCGAGTGCCAATTCAAGGTAGTGATCCCCAATCCCGGTGAGAGAGGCCATCATGGCGAACAGCCCAAGCAACATGGTCATAGGAAAGCCTAGGGCGAAGACGTTGAGTGCAGGAGCAGCTTTATTCATTAGACCAAAGGTGATGTTACTTAGCAGCATTACGACAATGGCAGGGGCTGCCACCAAGAGTCCCGTCGCAAACATCCACGACACCATCTTGAGGACATAATCGATGCTGCTGAATGGGAATCGAGAGTCTAGTGGCCAATGCGTGAAGCTATTCTTTAATTGCAACAGCACAATCAAATGGCCGTCGATAGATAAGAACAGCAACATCGCCGTGATAAACATGATTCGACCTATAATTGCGATGCTTACTCCATTGGCAGGATCGTTCATAATGGCCATTGCCAGTCCCATTTGCATCGAAATCGCTTGCCCTGCAATAGAAAAAATCGTGAAGAAAATCATCACTGAAAAACCAATGAGAAACCCAAATACAAGTTGGTAAATCGTGAAGATAATCGCGTCTATAGAAAACGGATTAAATGGCGGCACGCTATCGACCATGGGCGCGAGCAGTAATGAGAACACGAAGGCGAATAAAATTTTCACCCGCATAGGTATCGCTTTATCACCAAAGAATGGCGCGATTATGAATAGCCCCGTTAAGCGAACGAATGGCCACCAAATCAGCCCCAACCACTGTGTAATCTCGGTAAATGTAATGGCCATGGCATCACCCCACCTCTGTGGGGATGGCATTGAACACAAACATAAATAGGTCGGTGATTTCTTGCACGAGCCAATGTCCGGCTAAAATGATGGTCAGTAAAGTCACCAGCAAGCGCGGCAAGAAGCTCAGTGTCTGCTCGTTAACTTGGGTAACGGCCTGGAAAATCGCGACCACGAGGCCAACGACCAGGCTTGGCAGAATCAGAACAGATACCATCAGCAAAATGACACTGATGGCATGGCCTACTAAGGTGACCGCTTGCTCCGGACTCATGTACTCACCCAAAAACTATTGGCAAGACTTCCCATTAACAATCCCCAGCCATCGACAATCACAAAGACCAGTAATTTGAATGGTAGGGAGACGATCAACGGCGACAGCATCATCATCCCC harbors:
- the fdhF gene encoding formate dehydrogenase subunit alpha, coding for MNVIINGQSYLLRDSKSILDVAKDIKVDVPSLCSISKHAEKQACDMCVVEVVGQGVVKACETQVQDGMTIVTESSQLNTLRRQALNKIFADHNADCEAPCKVACPANVDIQTYLYHIAEADHHQAVKVIKDTLPMPISIGRVCPAFCEHECRRSLVDEPLAIRQLKRHAADIDLSVAEQFEPPKLPYNGHRVAIVGAGPGGLACGYYLSYQGFAVDVFESMPQAGGWLRYGIPEYRLPKDILDKEIELMCRGGMQIRTNTVLGKDVTLDELTANYEAVCLAVGATKAVNMPYPGSDLEGCILGVDYLKDHMTDKRFTLGSKVAVIGGGNTAIDCARTAIREGADTTIIYRRTRNEMPAELHEIEAAELEGVKFKFLTNPKSNVADEKGRVKAIELEIMALGEPDSSGRRRPVATGETQILEFDSVISAISQKPDVEFLKTARQPLPLTDWGTASADGDSMHHGYNVYSIGDFRRGPATAIEAIADGKKAADAIERYILEGHFKPEPAPFNSRKAERLTEVRQTEYLQERAKSRAKAKHLDVELCQTSYQEVELGMTDAEAIAEAARCLECGCQANTQCDLRDYATEYQVDYREINTNDRKMFPVDKSSEFIVFDANRCISCGSCVHACQTESVHGILNFSESAHRPAFPDGATMGDSNCVQCGACVQVCPTGALVDKRDKSHSRVEMLTPVKTICTYCGVGCRVEMYVDAANNKIRYVKGDPTSPVNQGMLCVKGRFGFDFIHSDERLTKPLIRKAGQLVPASWDETISYVADKLTKIKSMYGSDSLAGFSSAKTTNEDNYAFQKLFRRELGTNNIDHCARLCHSSTVTGLEAAFGSGAMTNDIPSIAHSDVIFIIGSDTSAAHPIIASHIKQAIAGGARLIVADPKRIDMADHAELYVRHRPGTDVMLLNAIMHVIDKNGWHDPEFINNRTEGYDAFVTEIRKADYHPKNAALITGVAEFDIERLAKMIGTAKVTSVFYSMGITQHTTGHDNVRSIANLQMLCGNLGVEGGGINPLRGQSNVQGSCDMGALPTDFPGYQKVTDPEVQAKFAKAWDCDNLPTERGKTLTEIIDGACDGEIKALYVMGENPVLSDPDQAHAVHGLKSLDFLVVQDIFLTETAQLADVVLPSYSFAEKAGHFTNTERRVQRLVPAVQAPGEAREDWHIIQSIANAMGSDWQYESVQDITEEIADVTPQYHGIRWQSVGKNGLQWPCNNVKPFGTRIMHQDQFIRGKGAIAAIPFEYAAELPDKEFPMILTTGRLLEQFHTGTMTRKTKGLDNLAGPRIMISVEDAEAIGATNGEPVKLVSRRGEISAPAFVTKRMQQGVVFVPFHFAESAANKLTNTATDPHAKIPEFKVSAVRLERVSQAAV
- the fliQ gene encoding flagellar biosynthesis protein FliQ, encoding MSPEQAVTLVGHAISVILLMVSVLILPSLVVGLVVAIFQAVTQVNEQTLSFLPRLLVTLLTIILAGHWLVQEITDLFMFVFNAIPTEVG
- the flhB gene encoding flagellar biosynthesis protein FlhB; this encodes MADNQDSGDKSELPSQHKLAKARREGQIPRAKDFVSSLTLVVVVAYYVLSMDRLGQTLIELFLICYEFDASVIGQFHLLIELVGKALFAMVMLFFPLLIYQVISAIISSTMLGGWVYSPSLLAPKLERISPLKGIKRIFSTQSLVELVKNSVKVSLFFAILYWVINRYMSVITGLVSAPFDNVIGTVSTITIEYLGYLLLLILLFGLIDFPYQRYEFTKQMKMTKQEVKDEHKEQEGRPEVKARIRQIQTQNAKRGANERVPKASVVLTNPTHYSVALVYDLSQAEAPFVVAKGKDDVAVYIRELAAKHQVEVVQSPELTRAIYHTTQVDQMVPNQLFVAVAHILTYVNQLKAWRQGQRSKPNGLPPFDIPKAWSDITPPPD
- the fliR gene encoding flagellar biosynthetic protein FliR, producing MAITFTEITQWLGLIWWPFVRLTGLFIIAPFFGDKAIPMRVKILFAFVFSLLLAPMVDSVPPFNPFSIDAIIFTIYQLVFGFLIGFSVMIFFTIFSIAGQAISMQMGLAMAIMNDPANGVSIAIIGRIMFITAMLLFLSIDGHLIVLLQLKNSFTHWPLDSRFPFSSIDYVLKMVSWMFATGLLVAAPAIVVMLLSNITFGLMNKAAPALNVFALGFPMTMLLGLFAMMASLTGIGDHYLELALELNRHLNYILRLPNGG